The Triticum aestivum cultivar Chinese Spring chromosome 7B, IWGSC CS RefSeq v2.1, whole genome shotgun sequence genome window below encodes:
- the LOC123156808 gene encoding 26S proteasome regulatory subunit S10B homolog B: MAEADDAAAARRRTVITEYRNKLLNCRELETRVRTGRENLKKAKKDYDKTEDDLKSLQSVGQIIGEVLRPLDSERFIVKASSGPRYVVGCRSKVDKEKLTAATRVVLDMTTLTIMRTLPREVDPVVYNMLHEDPGNVSYSAVGGLSDQIRELRESIELPLMNPELFLRVGIKPPKGVLLYGPPGTGKTLLARAIASNIDANFLKIVSSAIIDKYIGESARLIREMFNYAREHQPCIIFMDEIDAIGGRRFSEGTSADREIQRTLMELLNQLDGFDELGKVKMIMATNRPDVLDPALLRPGRLDRKIEIPLPNEQSRTEVLKIHAAGIAKHGEIDYEAVVKLAEGFNGADLRNVCTEAGMAAIRAERDYVIHEDFMKAVRKLNDAKKLESSAHYSADFGKD, encoded by the exons ATGGCCGaggccgacgacgccgccgccgcccgccggcgcacCGTCATCACGGAGTACCGCAACAAGCTCCTCAACTGCCGCGAGCTGGAGACGAGGGTCCGCACAG GTAGGGAAAACCTAAAAAAGGCAAAGAAAGATTACGATAAAACTGAAGATGATTTGAAGTCCTTGCAGAGTGTGGGCCAAATCATTGGTGAAGTACTTCGGCCATTGGACAGTGAAAGAT TTATCGTCAAAGCCAGTAGTGGGCCACGTTATGTGGTCGGCTGCAGAAGCAAAGTTGACAAAGAAAAGCTGACAGCTGCAACACGAGTTGTCCTTGACATGACAACTTTAACAATAATGCGCACTCTACCACGTGAG GTTGATCCCGTGGTCTATAACATGCTACACGAAGACCCCGGCAATGTCAGTTACTCAGCTGTAGGTGGACTGTCCGATCAAATAAGGGAGCTGCGGGAGTCCATCGAGTTACCTCTTATGAATCCAGAATTGTTTCTTCGCGTTGGGATTAAACCGCCAAAG GGTGTTCTTCTCTATGGCCCACCTGGAACGGGAAAGACATTGCTTGCTAGAGCCATCGCTAGCAACATTGATGCTAACTTTTTAAAG ATTGTTTCAAGTGCTATCATTGACAAATATATTGGTGAAAGTGCCCGTCTTATAAGAGAAATGTTTAACTATGCACGTGAGCATCAA CCATGTATTATTTTCATGGATGAAATTGATGCCATTGGTGGCCGAAGATTCAGTGAGGGCACTAGCGCCGATCGTGAAATACAACGGACATTGATGGAGCTCCTAAATCAGTTGGATGGATTCGATGAGCTCGGAAAG GTGAAGATGATCATGGCGACGAACCGGCCTGATGTCTTGGACCCTGCGCTCCTTCGTCCTGGACGCCTAGACCGGAAGATAGAGATTCCACTGCCGAATGAGCAATCCAGGACCGAGGTCCTGAAAATCCATGCAGCTGGTATCGCCAAGCATGGCGAAATTGATTATGAGGCTGTGGTTAAGCTTGCCGAG GGCTTCAACGGCGCGGATCTTCGCAATGTCTGCACTGAAGCTGGCATGGCCGCCATTCGAGCAGAGCGTGACTACGTCATCCACGAAGA